The genomic stretch TTCTGGAAGTGGTGCAATTTCCTAATGATGTTTTGAATCGCGTGCCATTAACCATGCTAATGTGTGTTAGGGAACAGGgcataggagtgtgtgtgtgtgtgtgtttcacacatGTACTGGAGCAGTGGGGGTGAAGgcgtctgactgactgaatgttaATACTTTGATTACAGGCTTCATCACAGCAGCTGAAGTTCACGACGTCAGACTCCTGTGACCGCATTAAAGATGAGTTCCAGTTCCTCCAAGCACAATATCACAGGTGCTTCTTACTGCTCTATCTAACTCTAATcgtgctctttctttctcattctctctcaagatttcattgtttttattccctgcacatttacagtacagtccATAGATGTACAGTTAATTTCAGAATGTTCAGCATGGACATTTGAACACAAAGAATTGGGCATACACCTGCTACAGGGTGTTAGTCTGTGAGCTCGCTCTTGTCTTATGCTGTGACGTCTTAGAAACAGGACCCAAAACCCAGTGCAACATAATAAGCATGACCAATGATTTTCAGTATCTTGTTTTTAAAGGTATTTCCTCCTCTTTATTCCCATGACAACAAGAGCGCTGGTGTTTAGCCCCCTCCTTTTTACATGTGAGTGGTTTAGAAGAAAAGGGCCCCACACTTCCTGTGTCTATTCAGACCTTCACTCTCCTGCTACTGACTTTAGCTGAGATGCACggcctctctctcactctcacacacacatgtgatgCGCACAGCCTTTTAAAGGAAATGTACAGCGGGCTGTCTCCAGAGCCCAGACAGGCCTTTGCTCCCCCCATGCATGTGCATAAATAGATCAGGGAATACATTAATCAAAATAAGGATGACAGCAGAAGCGATTTGGAGGCGAAAAGAAACAGCAATAAAACTACATCAGTGtagtggggtttttttctgcACCCCCACCCTCCTTTTTTTAAACCCCCAACAGCATCCTCGAAAGCATCTAGCAACCACAGCCAATCAGGGGCTGCTATGGCCAATCACAGGTACCCTTCTGCATGGAGGATGGTCGCTATGGCAACCTCCAAAGTATGTTAGggtgcttttttgttttgttttggtggccttttttttttaaggaaatgtGTGAGGAATGAGTTATAGAGCGAAGCCACCTTACGTTTTATAGCTAGGGGGAAAAATGCCAAAATGTAAGACTTTTGTAAGCTAAATTATATTTTTGACTGCAAGCTTTGATTTCTGTTCAATGTGATTTTGTTCAATGTATACCATATATGGCAATTTAAATTTCAGGGCTTCagtatagttttattttttgttgacTCTCAGATGAACTGGATGTCAAggttataaacatttgttcatgtttatctattttagttttatttatttcatattttttcggGTTGCTTTTGTGTGATTCAGACTGGAAATGTTTCATATTCCAGcttgaaagagaaaaagatatCTTCCTGTGCTATGTGCTTATTGGAAATAAACAAACTCTTGTTCTTTACAGTCTAAAGTTAGAATGTGACAAACTGGCCAGTGAGAAGTCGGAGATGCAGCGTCATTATATCATGGTAAGTGCTACTGTTGTCGCCTGTTCTCAGAGCTAGAGCTGAAGCAGGCCTGGAGCAGACAGAGGAGCTGAAGCTGGGTCAGGATGAGGTGCAAGGACATGAACAAGTAGTAGAGCTGTACCTTGGCCAGGGAAAGGATCGGGGACATGTACAAGGACTTGTTCTAGACAATGTGTAGGGAGTGTTTCTGGACGTGTTCTAAAGCAGGGTAATGGAATGCTTCTAGAGCAGGTATGGGGTAGTTCAGGAGCATGAACAGGGAATGTTGCTGGGTTTTAATTGGGGTGGTTCTGGGGTAGTGTAGAGACTAGGGTAGGGGTAAGTATGCCACATGTTTTGGGGAAGATTTAGGGAGTGGTTCTGGGACAGCTGTAGTGTGCGGCTCTGGGGCagctgtagtgtagtatagggAGTGAAGCTCAGGCAGGTTTTGTGAGTGGGGCATGGATAGGGAGCAATTCTGTGGCAGGTTTAGGAAGAACTGCTAGGTTTTGAATACAGTGTGGATCTGTGGAACATTTTTAAGGAGTGTTTCTGAAAAGGATTAGGGATTGGGGCAGGTATAGGGATTGGGGCAGGCATATGGATTTGCACTGGATTAGGTGTAGGAACAGACAGAATGAACTGGAGCAAAAACTAGCTGAGGATCTGAGGCAGGGGGCTTGCTTAGCTTCAGGCTGCTAGCCTTTACAGCTTTCCACCCACTGCCCTATTCCCTAGCCTCCTGCTTTCATCTTATCTATTTCTCTCTTACATTTCCTTTCTGCCTTTATCTCTTTTCTTTGCTTCTTCTGATATCTCTCTTTTGCTTGCTATTTTGTATTTTCGTTCTGCAGTCTCCCTCCTTCCCTTTCTTTCTGCACtctgccccctctctctctgtctctgctctcTAATCTCATTTTTGCTGGCCTGAGCTCCATGTTGCTCTCTGATATTGCTCTTCTAATTGAACCACCCAGCAGtttaatctgatctaatctgtGCAGTATTGCTCTCACGCCATCATCCGGCTCCCCCTCCTCCCTCTAATAGCCTATCGAGTTCCTGTGCCCTTCCCCAGTCCAAGCTATgacagagtggtgtgtgtgtgtactaaatTATTGCATTATGCACTAAGGGATTGTTCATGTGAAACGTGTGAAAATCTAGTTTATATTTCTCTAATTCTGCTTATCTCTTTACAGTACTATGAGATGTCGTACGGATTGAACATTGAAATGCACAAGCAAGTAAGTGCTGTCACCTTCTATAAAAGGActtttatgaataataaaatgtataatgtgtgcAGTTTTTTGCCCCTTTATTAGGAGTACAACTACTTAGTCATGCAGTTGTTTCAGAACCTGCTGAACCTTTTAAGATATTTATGCACAAcaatatatacgtgtgtgtgtgtgtgtgtgtgtgtgtgtgtgtgtgtgtgtgtgtgtgtatgtgtatttatatatatatatatatatatatatataaatatatatatatatatatatatatatatgtatgtatatatatatatacatatatatatatacatatatatatatataatccagtGAACAGCAGTTGATGTCCACTGCTCCTAGTGCTGCTTTATCTTTGACTGTGCCCTTGTGGGACAGCGTACAGAGATTTACAATGCTTTACAGTGACAGCCTCTTCATCCTTCCTGAACATGCTGTCAGGAATCCAGTCCCACACCGCATCCGCCTCCAGCACAATTCATCAGGCTCGTTGGGGGACAGGGAAAAATATGGAGGGAAGGAATACAgacagccgtgtgtgtgtgagagagagagagagagcacggatgtgtgtacgcgtgtgcacgcctgtgtgtatatgtgtgcccACAGACTGGCTGTagtagagagtgagagaaaggtgAAGAGGAGTGCAGATATGAATGCAAAGAAGAACCTGGTGTTTTGTATTCAGCCAATTCCTTTATCACCATCCTTCcctcctctctgtctttctttcactatctctctctctctttcctgctgTTCCTCTTTCAtgctgtgtagtgtgtcagtgtgacagGGCATTGTGCCAGGACTATACTGAAACAGGGTTAttggtgtttgtttgctttttctttctgcacACCCTGTCCTGTTGCCACTTCCGCTAGCAGTTGTAGATTACATTCTCCTGGCATCCACAGCAGAAATGCATCTCACCCCTTTCTCACAGGATGTCTGTATGTGCTTTGGATACACAAGAAAGTGGAGATGGCACAATACCACTTTTTCCTGTACAGATAGTAAAAACTTGAATATCTCCTAATACCTAATTGTATGTAACTATTGTTCCAGATATGTACTGTAAGCATTCGACTGACAGCAAAACGTTTACGCTAAACTGAATtgtttttagtaaaataaaCCTACCCTTATTCCACATCATACTTGAttagaatgtgtttgtgtgtgtgttccctctGCAGGCAGAGATTGTGAAGAGATTAAATGCAATCTGTGCTCAAGTCCTGCCTTACCTGTCTCAAGAGGTACTGAATTATGGCTGCACATCCTTAACCCATTTTACCACACATAGCATCATCTGTTATAACTCATAATTTTGTTCTTGTGAAACTCTCAGCAAGGTAtgcattgattttattttatttttgccagCCACACTGTAAATATTGAGTTCTGTGTTGATCTCAGTGTGGGTGAGGATGGATGTATGTACTGGGATGGATCTGTGAGGAGAGAAGTATGtctagaaggatggatggacagatggatgtgTAGAATTAATTGAAGGTTATGCATGAATAAGTTTGAGATGGATGGGTGTCGTAGAATGGATAGGTGGatatgcatgaatgaatgagtgagtggtagttcagtggttaaAAATGGTGGACTACTGGGATAATGGATGGTGGTTGTGGGATGGATAGAGACATTGggagaaatggatggatggataggtgttTGATACGTGTACTGGGAtggatggttgtgtgtgtggggggggtgtatgGATGGGTAGGTGttagatagatgaatggatacATGTacttggatggatggatatgtgtgatgggatggatggatagatagataaatgtacaaagatatatagatagatatatggatAAGGATATGTGTGGTAAATTGATGGATGTGTTGATGGATGAActgagatggatggatggatgtgtggagGGATGGTTGGATAAATAGACACAGGGGATATGCAGGACTTATGCATTTTGTAATATGAGTTCTGCGGTGTGTCAATGTGTTACAGCACCAGCAGCAGGTCCTGGGAGCTATAGAAAGAGCCAAGCAGGTCACACCACCAGAGATGAACTCTATTATCCGGGTAAGAAAGGAAGAGAGTGACGTGTTGGTGTCTGACTACCAGCATAAATGAGTTTTGTTTAAAATCCGAATATATTGAATAGTGTTGAATATTTTAGtataaaattatgttaaaagtATGCTTGTGTAAGATTTTGTGCGGTTTGTTGGTGTGATAGAATGCATGCTACCATGCTGTTATGCTATTATGTATATTCTGTATGCTTGTTTAAGAGTATGCTAATGCAATTTCTGTGAGCAATGAAGGCTACTTAATCAGTTTTATTCTGATGCAGGGCAAGGCAGGAAGTCAAACGCAGAGTTCAGAGTTGGGTCATGTCTTTAGCGACTTTTGGGGATTCGGAGGTTTTggaaacagtaaataatgtgggaatttgtaaatgtgtttgaGCCCATGCTGGTTCTTGTAGATGTAACGGCTTAATGTGGCTGATCGGTGGAAGTGTTAATCGGACAGAACATTGTCTTTCAAATTACAAAATTGTTttgcagtgaaataaaaaaaaaaaattgttgcaaATTCACTTAACTGCTAAAggtacacaaaaaacaacaaccaaccaaataaaaaaaaaactgaattattCAGATCAGAATGTTTTCAGAACTCTATTTGTACGCACAAATCTGAGCTTCTCAAATTAGACCGGTGTTGACTTTGTGGCAAAATCAGCTCGAAAGACAGCGACAGCAGGGACACGTCCTTAGCGACTTTCTGAGTCAGAGTTTTCGCATGTGCATGCTGGTTCTCCTAGACGTAATGACTTTAGTTTTGTGAGCACAACTGAAAGGAACGTACCAACACCGTAGTGTGTGAATTCCAAGGGTCCATTCTGGGTGTTTTGGGATAGGTACGTTTTTATTAAAGTCTGATATATAGAGCAGAGCAAAATATGAATTTTAAAGAGAACCTTGTAATGTGAATATAGccattgtttatatataataaacatgaaacatgagAAGATAGACAAGCACTTGCTGTGACCTGATGAATGCTTGTTATCTGCAGCAGTTTATTGTGGGTGTAGATGTGACAGTGACCTGTTTTTCTTTGAAGTCAAGAGGGGAATGACATTTCTCGTAACTATTTGCAATAATCTGTGCTTATGTGTCTTCATTTCTCcaagcagcagcagcttcaAGCACACCAGCTCTCCCAGCTGCAGGGACTGGCCCTGCCTGTGACCCCACTCCCCCTGGGCCTTAGTCAGCCGAGTGGCCTGCCCAATGTCACCTCCAGCTCtgccctcttctctctctccagcaTTCTGGCATCACAGGCCCAGCTCGCCAAGGAGGACAAAAGTGCCAGAGACGCCTCAGACGGGCACCGTGACGAGGACGCCGACAAGTCAGACTAGACGCCGCTCCTCTGCTTCTGCTTTTGGCTGTGACCTCATCCTCCAGTGCTCGCGTACATCACAAGCGCattgtctctttttctttgttctaTTTGCTGTAAATTGCTATTGTGACCTTGATCATTTGTTTTTGATCATTCCACTAGCTTTATATTCAGCagtccacttttctttttttttaaaaaaatatttttactatatatttagttatttttctgtcctctctctcagagtgtatatgtatatatctctATGTGCTATCTATTCCATATTCTGCTTCGTCTCAGCATGGCCATCTAGCTCCACTGAGGCACCACCAGTGTTTCTTTGAGCACGGTTTTATCTCTCCCTACTTTGTTTTCTCCTGAAGAGATTCTTTTATCCTTTACCTTTTTGAAGGTGCACATTTTAACGCTGACAGAATGAAGAGGAAAAGGATTGAACGTAATGAAGGTCAGCGGTAGTATGTGAACTGAACTATAGAATGCATGCTTGATTTTCTGCAGCATTTTTTGATATGGGTGTAGATTAACTCTATAAATAGCAGTTAAAATGGCTTGCAGTGACTTATGATGAAGTGGCTTACTGACTTTTTaaaggaatatttttaacaaaacccacttttacatttattagaaTGCTTTAGCCGATCAATTACTATTAGCATATGATCTGATTCTTTAGTTTTGTACTGGACATTAGCTGGAATGTTAATAATGGAGTCTAACTTTcccacactcaaacacattttCAAATGTTCACATATTTGCCCCAAGCAACATTGCTAGAGTATCTGGTCcccttttatttaacatttttatggaAGGAATGTCCATATTTACTACATAATTCCACATACTTCGAATTAGATAATTGGGCAAGGCTCGCTCATTAATATGTTCTGATAATTATAAAGCTTCCCATGTCTGAGATTTTGAACACATCATTACTGAAATTTCTTCATATGGTTTTCAGGTAAATGTGTAATTCTAAGGtatatttacaatatacagTTTGGgtaaaataccaaaaaaattgtgtaaattatttacttttttcccctcaaaataTTCCTTTAAACTGCCAGAGAAGTTAATCAGTGGTCACTGCAGGGCCATACAGAGATTGTAGATTAGTGATATTTGCTAGGCTTAAAATGACCTACAACTTTTCTGgcccctgttttttttcctatatATTTAcctgtttaatgtgtgtggattctgaaagtgtgtttgttttttctcactGTCGTAGACGGAGAGCATTTAGAGTTTAGCATCATTAATCAGAACAGCTAACCCTCTCACCAAGTGAAGGGGCCAACTGtttgaaaaaaatctgatcttttttttaaatggtattATCTATTACTGTCGATTTGGTAAAAAATTGTGTTcaattgtgttgtttttcctAGAGATACATGGAAAAATATTATGGTGGAAAAATTGTATATGAGAAATGAGAAGCACTTTCTCTCTGCAGATTTCTCCTGTTAGATGCATgcaagttattaaaaaaaaaaaagttaaatgaaaAAGCACACGATGTACGAGGCCCAAGGACCCTCGTATTCCAAAACTAAAAGAGAGCACATTGTGTTTTCTTTAAGAAAACCCAAGTAACATTTTTGATAATTTCTCTAGAGGTCCTGAGTAAGCCTTTACATTTTTTGcaaatctgatatttactgtctTCTGTTGTGCCTTTTGTCCagaatgaaattctttcttttgaCCAATAGGGGGCAGTAAGCTACCAGCATCTTCTGTGACAGCCGCAATCATGatcactgatttttattttttaaacctttttaaccTTTACACAAAaaattccttttcttttattttgcagaATGAGATTAGCGATGCATCTAAATGAAATGCACATTTATCCAGTCAGCTCTAAGTAAGCTGCttattaaacttttaaaaaactatttgtgtattaattcattttatgtGACTGAAACCTGCAGtcagaggtgttttttttttttttcattgtcgTTAGATTCCATTGCACAAGCAGCATGAAGTCTATGTACAGGACATCACTGTGAGTTTGCTTTCTTTTCAGTGCAGCCTGTTTTCTTTCTTGACAGgaaaaataacaaactaaaCTGAATACTGAGTACTGGAACCAAATCCACATTTTATGTTCATGTACTGCTTCTCTATGTTTGTTGCAGTGTAACAATGACTGTACaggtgtatacatttttttcttcctttttttatgaTGCAGGCCATTTAAGTACATCTCATGCAAGACTGCTGtgactttgtttattatttctctGATTTGATATATTTGTTGTAGAGCACGTGTTTCCTTTAGAATCACTTTAACTATCTGCATAAATGGCCATTTTAATCTGCTGCCACCAACAACACCTAGAAACAGTCCCAGTTCTCAACCCTTTGAACGTCGTTTTAACGTTGGGAACACTGTCAGTTTGTATTTATATCCTCATGAGACCCCACTGTGTTGTACAAGGACATCACTTTCTGTTCtcaaatgaatgtgtttgtacGTACATCACAAGCtagtaaataataaagagaTGTAAACGCACAACACAGCTCAGGTCTCAAGAGGATATAAAGGCAGCAGGATTTACTGTGGCGACAAAATCCTGGTTTGACATGAAGAAAAAGGGGAAGTGACTTTTAATGGAATCTAGTTGTGCTAGTGTAAAAGTGGCAGATTGTATAACTTCCCAATGTGCTTGAGGATGACTTGCTACATATGCTTACTCGCATACATTATTCCAATAGGCCCCCTAcccttgttttttattaaatggcAAGCTCCTGTGTGGATATGTAGCCAGACGGATTTCGAGATTTCTTCTGATGAATTAATTGTAGGTGTTTATCTCCTAG from Tachysurus fulvidraco isolate hzauxx_2018 chromosome 2, HZAU_PFXX_2.0, whole genome shotgun sequence encodes the following:
- the tle5 gene encoding TLE family member 5 isoform X1; protein product: MMFPQSRHSASSQQLKFTTSDSCDRIKDEFQFLQAQYHSLKLECDKLASEKSEMQRHYIMYYEMSYGLNIEMHKQAEIVKRLNAICAQVLPYLSQEHQQQVLGAIERAKQVTPPEMNSIIRQQQLQAHQLSQLQGLALPVTPLPLGLSQPSGLPNVTSSSALFSLSSILASQAQLAKEDKSARDASDGHRDEDADKSD
- the tle5 gene encoding TLE family member 5 isoform X2 gives rise to the protein MMFPQSRHSASSQQLKFTTSDSCDRIKDEFQFLQAQYHSLKLECDKLASEKSEMQRHYIMYYEMSYGLNIEMHKQAEIVKRLNAICAQVLPYLSQEHQQQVLGAIERAKQVTPPEMNSIIRQQLQAHQLSQLQGLALPVTPLPLGLSQPSGLPNVTSSSALFSLSSILASQAQLAKEDKSARDASDGHRDEDADKSD